The sequence GCGCGCCGCCGGCGCGGGCTCAGTTCGCCGCCGCCTTTATCTTGGCGACCACGGCCGGATCAATGTTCTTGAACGCCGAGGCGGTGTTGGCGGTGGCTTCCTGGAACGGGGTGATGTCGACTTCTTCGACGATCATGCCCTTGTCGGTCAGCTTCTTGAGCTGCTCGGCCTCCAGCCGGGCCGAGGTCTGGCGCTGGAAGCTCGTCGCTTCGACCAGGGCGTCCTTCAGGATGGTCTGCTGCGCCGGGGTGAGGCCGTCCCACACCTGCTGGCTGAACAGCACCAGATGCGGGCCATAGACGTGCCGCGTCAGCGTCATGTACTTCTGCACCTCCCACAGTGAATTGCTGTAGACGATGGTGACCGGGTTCTCCTGCGCGTCGATCACGCCCTGGCTGAGGCTGGTGAACACCTCGCCCCACACCATCGGGATCGGCGAGGCGCCCAGTTCCTTGAACGCGGCGATGTGCACCGGGTTCTGCATGGTGCGCAGCTTCATGCCCTTGAGGTCGGCGGGCGACTTCACTTCCTTCTTGCTGGTCAGGCTGCGCCAGCCATTTTCCCACCAGGCGAGGCCGACAATGCCGCGGCTCTGGAACTGCGCCAGCAGATCCTGGCCGATCTCGCCGTCCAGCACCTTGTAGGCATGCGCCGAATTCTTGAACAGGAAGGGCAGGTCCACCGTGCCGAGCGCGGGCACGAAGGCGACCAGCGGGCCGGTGGAGACCACCGCCATGTCGACCGTGCCGAGCTGCAGCCCCTCGACCATTTCGCGCTCCTCGCCGAGCTGGCGGTCGGGATAGATTTCGATCTTGAGGTCGCCCTTGCTCTTCTCGGCGACGATTTCGGCGAATTTCTCAAGCGCGATATGGGTGGGATGCGCGGTCTGCGTCCCGTGGCCGGCCTTGATGACGGTGGTGGCGAAGGCTGGCGTGGCCAAGGGCGCGGCAGCGAGGCTGAGCGCGGCGGCGGCCGCGAGGGCGATAATCCGGTTCATGGCGTTCCTGTCCCTGTTGGATTTGATGCGTCCGGGGCCG is a genomic window of Ancylobacter sp. IITR112 containing:
- a CDS encoding TRAP transporter substrate-binding protein, with protein sequence MNRIIALAAAAALSLAAAPLATPAFATTVIKAGHGTQTAHPTHIALEKFAEIVAEKSKGDLKIEIYPDRQLGEEREMVEGLQLGTVDMAVVSTGPLVAFVPALGTVDLPFLFKNSAHAYKVLDGEIGQDLLAQFQSRGIVGLAWWENGWRSLTSKKEVKSPADLKGMKLRTMQNPVHIAAFKELGASPIPMVWGEVFTSLSQGVIDAQENPVTIVYSNSLWEVQKYMTLTRHVYGPHLVLFSQQVWDGLTPAQQTILKDALVEATSFQRQTSARLEAEQLKKLTDKGMIVEEVDITPFQEATANTASAFKNIDPAVVAKIKAAAN